The following proteins come from a genomic window of Amphiura filiformis chromosome 16, Afil_fr2py, whole genome shotgun sequence:
- the LOC140135424 gene encoding uncharacterized protein, which yields METQEVKTSSPVVIRVSVKSTSTKTPAKDEEILLEETNSITLDTFMCGFCQLECVDITEFLGHRLQHKFRQDAYRCELCKATFSNQEDTVDHYLHDHKVDVTTHQKRPVDASNQVLARIDGIPVNETTVSNDQIQTIIGEENCQETDNVSKLKKETVDISTEQIPAIDDEEDDEQDENQIDVQSEAVQMLKFRLRKEDVQGVKFNYGRNVYCCVECNYSFCALLTLISHMHKRHPEVFGQDGGQECYEDDESVLTVGEYYTTHAKKKEEEQTLSKLTRGRNRKKQDQRRIYTCQVCQKVFQKTRSLRLHMEIHRTERNYLCDECGKAFKSQIRLNAHRKVHREKLFQCSQCDFQSSVNSAIHVHRQYHRDGCVLCHVCGAAYTDKSTLKKHMQVHSIDRPFGCAFEGCTWRFKTQAMCKAHLRAHTTKGKFKCDICGYMFRHKHHLQRHQTSMHGVNTSDQITAAPSTPPKQVESSVSLPVHSTDGETSIQVVPVQVVVATDMQGTPITYEQSGAMVEVNQLNAGSYNQVLIQTSEHSQIFATTQE from the exons ATGGAAACACAAGAGGTGAAGACTAGTAGTCCTGTGGTGATCCGTGTCAGTGTTAAGTCCACCTCCACCAAGACACCTGCTAAAGATGAGGAGATACTACTAGAAGAAACCAACAGTATAACATTAGATACTTTCATGTGTGGGTTTTGTCAGTTAGAATGTGTTGACATCACTGAATTCCTGGGACACCGGCTTCAAC ACAAGTTCCGCCAAGACGCTTACCGTTGTGAGTTATGTAAAGCAACTTTCTCCAATCAAGAGGACACTGTAGACCACTACCTTCATGACCACAAAGTCGATGTTACCACTCACCAGAAAAGACCAGTTGACGCAAGTAATCAGGTGCTTGCAAGAATAGATGGTATACCGGTGAATGAAACCACAGTGTCTAATGACCAAATCCAAACTATAATAGGTGAAGAAAACTGTCAAGAAACTGACAATGTATCCAAATTAAAGAAGGAAACAGTTGATATTTCAACAGAACAAATTCCTGCAAttgatgatgaggaggatgatGAACAAGATGAAAACCAAATAGATGTACAGTCAGAAGCTGTACAAATGCTTAAATTCAGGTTGCGTAAAGAAGATGTTCAGGGTGTAAAATTCAACTATGGTAGGAATGTGTACTGCTGTGTTGAGTGTAATTACAGTTTTTGTGCTTTGCTTACATTGATATCTCATATGCACAAAAGACATCCAGAGGTGTTCGGCCAAGATGGAGGACAGGAATGTTATGAAGATGATGAGTCTGTCTTGACAGTCGGGGAGTATTATACCACACACGCTAAGAAGAAAGAGGAGGAACAAACACTAAGTAAACTTACGAGAGGACGGAACAGAAAGAAACAAGATCAGCGCAGAATCTACACCTGCCAGGTTTGTCAGAAAGTCTTTCAGAAAACTCGATCTTTAAGGCTTCATATGGAGATACATCGGACAGAAAGGAATTATCTATGTGACGAGTGTGGGAAAGCATTCAAGTCTCAGATTAGGCTCAATGCTCATCGCAAAGTGCATAGGGAAAAGTTATTTCAGTGTTCACAGTGTGACTTCCAATCTAGTGTTAACAGTGCGATTCACGTGCATCGACAATATCACCGTGACGGATGCGTTCTTTGTCACGTTTGTGGAGCGGCTTATACAGATAAATCTACTCTAAAGAAGCACATGCAAGTGCATTCAATCGATCGTCCATTTGGCTGCGCATTTGAAGGCTGCACTTGGCGCTTCAAAACACAAGCAATGTGTAAAGCCCACTTGAGGGCGCACACCACGAAAGGAAAATTCAAATGCGATATATGCGGTTACATGTTCAGACATAAACACCACTTACAGCGACATCAGACTAGCATGCATGGGGTTAATACATCAGATCAAATAACAGCAGCGCCCTCTACGCCtccaaaacaagttgaatcatctGTCTCACTCCCGGTGCATTCAACTGATGGAGAGACAAGCATCCAGGTTGTGCCTGTGCAGGTAGTAGTAGCCACAGATATGCAGGGTACACCTATCACATATGAACAATCGGGAGCAATGGTGGAAGTGAACCAGCTCAATGCTGGCAGTTATAATCAGGTGTTGATACAGACATCGGAACATTCACAGATATTTGCAACAACTCAGGAATAA
- the LOC140135425 gene encoding tubulin beta-4B chain-like: protein MREIVHVQAGQCGNQIGSKFWEVISDEHGIDPTGSYHGDSDLQLERANVYYNEATGGKYVPRAVLIDLEPGTMDSVRSGPFGQLFRPDNFVFGQSGAGNNWAKGHYTEGAELIESVMDVVRKEAEGCDCLQGFQLTHSLGGGTGSGMGTLLISKIREEYPDRIMMTFSVVPSPKVSDTVVEPYNATLSVHQLVENTDESYCIDNEALYDICFRTLKLTTPTYGDLNHLVSITMSGVTTCLRFPGQLNADLRKLAVNMVPFPRLHFFMPGFAPLTSRGSQQYRALTVPELTQQMFDSKNMMAACDPRHGRYLTVAAMFRGRMSMKEVDEQMLNIQNKNSSYFVEWIPNNVKTAVCDIPPRGLKMSVTFIGNSTSIQELFKRISEQFTAMFRRKAFLHWYTGEGMDEMEFTEAESNMNDLVSEYQQYQDATADEDGDFDEEEEEEEDQNEEV, encoded by the exons ATGCGTGAAATTGTGCACGTCCAGGCTGGCCAGTGCGGGAATCAGATCGGATCCAAG ttttgggaggtcatttctgATGAGCATGGCATTGACCCAACAGGTTCTTACCATGGTGATTCAGACCTACAGCTGGAGAGAGCTAATGTCTATTACAATGAGGCTACAGGAGGCAAATATGTGCCCAGGGCAGTTCTCATTGATCTGGAACCAGGAACCATGGACTCAGTCCGCTCTGGACCGTTTGGACAGTTATTCAGACCAGACAACTTTGTTTTCGGACAGAGTGGCGCTGGAAACAACTGGGCCAAGGGACACTACACAGAGGGTGCTGAGCTTATAGAATCAGTGATGGACGTAGTGCGTAAAGAAGCTGAGGGTTGCGATTGCTTACAg GGTTTTCAACTCACACATTCTCTTGGTGGAGGCACGGGGTCGGGTATGGGTACACTGCTCATAAGCAAAATCCGTGAAGAATATCCAGACCGCATCATGATGACCTTTAGTGTTGTGCCATCTCCAAAAGTTTCGGACACTGTTGTAGAGCCATACAATGCCACCTTGTCAGTTCACCAACTTGTAGAAAACACAGATGAAAGTTACTGCATTGACAATGAAGCCCTTTATGACATTTGCTTCCGTACCCTCAAACTCACAACACCAACATACGGTGATCTTAACCATCTTGTTTCAATCACCATGAGTGGTGTGACCACCTGCTTAAGATTCCCAGGTCAGCTGAACGCTGATCTCCGCAAGCTTGCAGTCAACATGGTGCCATTCCCCCGTCTCCATTTCTTCATGCCTGGCTTTGCCCCTCTGACCAGCCGTGGTAGCCAGCAATATCGTGCTCTTACCGTTCCAGAGCTGACCCAGCAAATGTTTGATTCCAAGAACATGATGGCTGCATGTGATCCTCGTCATGGACGCTACCTTACAGTTGCTGCCATGTTCCGTGGCCGTATGTCCATGAAGGAGGTTGATGAACAGATGTTGAATATCCAAAACAAGAACAGCAGCTACTTCGTAGAATGGATCCCAAACAACGTGAAGACCGCTGTCTGCGATATCCCGCCTCGTGGCCTCAAGATGTCAGTCACCTTCATCGGCAACAGCACCTCTATCCAGGAGCTGTTTAAGCGTATCTCTGAGCAGTTCACCGCTATGTTCCGTCGTAAGGCTTTCTTGCATTGGTACACTGGTGAAGGTATGGATGAGATGGAGTTCACCGAGGCTGAGAGCAACATGAATGACTTGGTATCTGAGTACCAACAATACCAGGATGCAACAGCAGATGAGGACGGAGATTTCgatgaagaagaggaggaggaggaggatcaaaATGAAGAGGTGtaa